The following nucleotide sequence is from Mytilus edulis chromosome 13, xbMytEdul2.2, whole genome shotgun sequence.
aaaatcgatggtgatcacttatctagcggaataaaactttaatatctatgaatttgagcatttttatacagaatgaacataatatcaatttttgatttttttgcgaagtttccctttaaggcaatggtagtttaccgatgttcaaattcCATACATAAATTAATAAGACAAATCATGTTAATAACCAAAACTGATTGAATCGCACAAACTAAAATGAATAGTGCGAGAACGGGAGCGTTGACAGGAAAAGCATCTCTTGCTTTGCATTTATCATTCGCCATGTGAAGCCACATTCAGTCAAAAgatcaaaatatggaatattatACAATCGGTATAATACAGTTCAGACATGTATTACCAATACTAGTACTGTACTTGAATACTTGGGCTGTACATGTGTATAttctaaagaataaaaaatattatacattatCGTATACACAGCAAAATAACAACTGGTATCAGTCTTTAGGATAATTAAAAAGAGATGACACCAGaaaaatgatattttcatttattaatagATTACGGTTCACATGTGACGGAACTCTCAGGTCAACATCTTTTCGGAACAAATATGCAATTTAACGATATTTGATATGACAGTTGACttcatttttagaatttttggtcctcaatgctctttaagtttgtactctatttggcgttttaaacatttttttattcgacagtcactgacgagtctttttaagacgaaacgcgcgtcaggcgtaaatataaaattttgatcctggtatctatgatgagtttatttacacatgTATCATATTACGATTTAAGTGGTTTTGAATTTATTGCTGATACGTTGTGTACGGAATCACTAATGCAAATGGTTTTTGCTTTGCCATGGAACTAAAGGTtcattgatattattattatacttcacgtatAAATGCCAGCTTATGATTGTATAATACGAGATAAACAATTTACTATATCCAATGGCTGAGCGGGAGACAATTTTTGGAATGTCACTCTGTCAtgcagaccaatcaaaaatcgatagTTTGAAGAACAGTAAATTGACATCAAATGACTAAAGACAATGCCTAAGTTTTACTTTTTGGCTCAGAATGTTCCCATTAATATCCCTCGAGAAAAAAAAACCGCTGTCAACCTTGTAAAACCACtgtttttaatgacaaattattaaataacaacataacatctttaaaaagataaattttatttatttctattataaacCTTGACTTTATTTCCattcacaaaataataaacaCATATCGAAATGAATAATTTTATGTGTAACACAAGACACCTTCAGCAACAatcaatatttatgaaaatataaaatagagtATGCCTTACTTTACTGTAAACATTCATAAAATCGTCATTTATTCTTATCCATAATATGACATTTCATTGCTGTCAATTTTCTTTGGAATCTGAGACAATATTGATGCAAAATACTATCTGAGAAATTCTCGACTATAAATTCATATTCCTTTTTCATTATAGAACATGCAGCTATTGGAACATTTTTAAAGTTCGCTCCTCTCAGTGGTACGTCTTTATGAAATGCCTAAAACTATGTTGGAATGTAACTTCATCATATTTTCTAAATGaatgcatttttttacataaataaggccgttagttttctcgtttgaattgttttacattgtcttatcggagccttttatagccgactatgcggtatgggctttgctcattgttgaaggccgtatggtgacctgtagttgttaatttctgtgtcattttggtcttttgtggatagttgtctcattggcaatcataccacatcttcttttttatatgtgtgtaatagttcctttaaaaaaaaaatcatatgcatttcattCATACAAGGCTTTACAATAAAGACATgattaaaaaagtttaaatatatattgaaatgaaatGCAATAGAATTGAAGTGATTTAATTCATACAGTACGCACAAGTTTAATATAGTTTATGAAAACCTAGTACATATTTTCTCATTTCTAATTATTcagatgattttattttcatatatgtacAATTATCAATTTAGTTCTTAAATGATAATGAGTATCTAATCTGTTATACAATCAACTGCTATCTAAGTTACTTAGAGTAGAACCAAAGTCATGTTGAACATTTACAAATTCTGAATACATATTCCCGTGATATTGTATATTTTCTTCTTCTAAAGGTCTTTGTTGAACTATATTATGAGTTGAGGACGGTGTGAACATCTTTTCTTGATCTGTAGATGATGATAAAGGCACTTCGTGTTGTAGAAGATGATCGGGTGTGATATATAAAAGTTCTTGAACGAGTGGTGTACCGGCTTGTGTCGGCAATGACATTTCAATATTAGCCTTGTTTGAATCTGATTCTGTGAATACAAGAATGTAAGAATATGAACAAACAATTTGCTTTTTTTCATATAATGTTGAATGGTAAGTTATTCGATCCCTTAATTTAAATTATAgcaattttgaattttaagttGATATTGTATAGGTGGTAAAGCGAtggttattattttgtttaactTCACGTAAAGGGTAACTGAtatatctaaacaaaaatattgacagaaaaattgaaaaaaaaacacaaccacCGATACCCAATATACAAATAACCATGGTCCAGACAGACATTAACAAGCGAATGGAGATAATCAGAATGGAGCATATTCGAAACATGGGTGCACATACATTTTTTCCCTTAGAATAACTTTATCAAGAAAACCAACAGAATTGTACATTTCTGGGAAAGTGAAGAATTTGGATAGGATGATTTATTTTTACGAGTATTTTTGTAATAATCAGTGtgatactaaaaaaaataagCTTTTCTTATACTATGAACAAAAATCTGATATGCTAATTACGTTGACCTTTCTTATATACATCTTGTTGTTGTGTAAATATATTGGCTTGATTAAGTTGTTTCACAATAACATAATAATTTAACGTTTGTATTTGTACCACGCAAATATATCAGTTTACACATAAAtagtttatattgttttgtaataacATTTTCAGTATAAGTTAAAAGCCTAAAATCATTAGTATCATTACCAACATACCAAGTTCATATTCAAATGGTTTTATATGCGCCACATTCCTTTCGCATTCAAATGAGGATTTGTGATCTTGAGCTTTTGTCGTATATAGACATTCTGCCTGCTCAACATTTATCTTCACATCTGGTAACTCTGATGAGTAAGATTGAACTCCAATAGATATTCCAGAGTCTGCCGAGTCAGACAGCAAGGGTTTGTTGTTTCCTTTAGTTGTATCTAAGGAAGTATCTTGTCCTTTGTCTACAATAAAGTAAGAAAAACATACACTTTTGGAAAAGATTATTTATTAAGTTAAAACTAGATGtatcaaagcgacacgaatggtcCCGtctcaaaatgttgaaaaatctgcaatttcattTACAAATGTGAATTatacacaaacatgatggtagtctcacatttcaaaaatcagctgaaaatcTAGAGgcgtataaaaaaaaagtctgtataactgtgattttcaacaattttcaaagttgttaaccctcaattttgacaaaaattagcGGAGCTAAACGAAATTTAGACTAGATCTGCAACTCTTCATAGTTAGttcacatacaaaaaatcagcccaatatctgaaagtatTTGAAAACAAGTCCGTATAAATgcgatttttcaaaaatttataaaagtccAAAGCCCAAAATTACGGCAAAAATTATCCGAGTGAAACAatacttaaacttgatctgtaactcatcatctgtaactcacataccaaaaatcagccccaatatctgaaagcgtttagaaaaaaaagtccgtttaactgtgattttcaacaatttatcaaagtccatagcccgtaatttcggcaaaaaattagccaagcagaacaaaacttaaacttgatctgtcactcatcttggttaactcacatgccaaaaattatcccaatatctgaaagcgtttagagaAAAAGTCCGTATAAGTGTGagtttcaacaatttatcaaagtccaaagcccgtaatttcggtaAAAATTAGCGGagtggaacgaaacttaaacttgatctgtaactcatcatggttaactcacatatcaaaaatcaggccaatatctgaaagcgtttagaaaaaacaCCTGTATAATAGtatgttgcggaatgacggaatgacggaatttcggaattatGAAATTACGGAATTTCAGGATAACAGAATTacggtaaaactatatggcaccgacaactttgttACGGGGCCATAGAAATTCATcgttgaattatttattttgataaacttttaatataaattgCTACGAATCCTTTTTTaccacaactttttggaattttggatccagaatgctcttcaactatgtacttgcttggctttataaaaaatttgatatgagcgtcactgatgagtcttatgtagacaaaacgcgcgtctggcgtactaaattataatccttgtacctttgataactatttaccgaatatataaaaataaaaaaagccgAAACAAAGTAAAGTGAAAATTAACAGGTGTCAGAAGTATAATAATTCAAAATCGTAGAATATAGGGAAATATGAAAAACTATTTAACAGCTTAAGAATTTGCCACTTGATAAGAGACTtatcattttgtattttcattggagttcggtatttttgctatttaacTTTTTAAGTAAAAATGGATTATTGATATATGAATTATAAATACCTTTTCTACATTTTCCCAACACATCTTATTTTTTGCATGCACAGATTATTACAACTAAGCTAACCACAGCTACCACCGTTATAACCCATCTATgagagaaaaattaaaataataaaacctCTCCCTTCATCATAGGTGGTGCATTAGAACAATGTATTCCaaattgataaaatgaaaaagaagTACTCTAAATCTCATGTTTTCACAATTGTTTCCTGCAGAAAGACATATAGTTCTCTACAAATAGCATATGCTTCTTAAAATAAATGATGCTTAACTTCATTGTAACTTTAATAAAATTCTTCAAAGTTGTTTTCGAAATTACATAAGACTTTATGTATGAGCATTaagttaacaaataaaaaaacactcaGATCTCTGAAttctatctttatattttgttctcaaattttatattatatcatgtatataatatattaattgTTATGTTATTAACTAATTTTATGAAGCAGTCATATAGATATAATTACATACCTCCCAATTTTCCATTCATTTTCTTCAGGATGACTTTTTGCTTTATGTCCTGaaattatcgaaaaaaaaattggtaaagttttgtttgtttcctAAACATGCTTGCAATTTGTTTAACCTTTAGCCGCATGGTATGTATATGAAGACGAAAGTATGTTGCTCAACTGTAGTAGAACTGTAGAAAGCATTGAGAAACCTTTTTTTAAAGGTGGCTGGTTTTGCTATTATAAACAATGAGAGCAAACTAAAAATGATAACGGGACTAGAGTTACTGATATTCAAGATTTTCGTACCCTTGTGGATTTTGAtggtgattttgttattttcagtATGTTTTCTAAACGATTTGCTGAAAGTCAAGAGAAATTGGTTTAAACAGATACCTTATTTCCAAACATTCCAAattatttgcattttttctgCAGGTAACTATTACTTTATGAATGGTACGCCAATGACATTTATTTTAACTATTAAACTTATAGGATAGAAATGTAAGTTAAAATTACCTGTATCGTTTGTTTGTCTTGAAAATGGTATCACAACTGCGTCTTTAAGTGGTTTTAGATTGTTGAATTGGTGTGCATCCCTTGAAAGAAAAGTATTTATAATGATACTACTAATAATCATTCatataattaaggaatgactgtaatattttttctgtctatgaagaaataacataaaaaatttggtgcacactgaataacgcgcgtagcgggttatttaacagtgtgcaccacattttttatgttatttcgaatagacagaaaaaatattacagtcatttcttataatttaattctaaattccattttgaaCCGTTGAAAAccttgaaaaaacgttgatgacgtcacggtcacatgactaaattatgtctatggtctgataacaaaataacgtcagccaaccagaagacgcgttacatccaaaattaaattattgaaacaTCCCTTtcaaataatctttaccattggTAAACAAATACGACAGCTTTGTTATCAGTATTTGACAAAACTGGTACAGATATTCGCTGCACAGTTCGTTTGGCTGCCAATTTAATtcgtaataaataaattttgtaaggttgccaatgagacaacgtcCTACAAAAGACTAGTTTTGATATCGTAGTGCTGACTTGTAGTGTAGAAAACATATTTTAAGATATGTTCGGtaacatataaatatgtttttaaacaaattgaaGGTTTAATCTTTATTCTAAGTTCATAAAGTGTTCATTGGTTacacaccaacaaacaacaaaaaactgaTCACAAAGTTTTCTTACCTTGAATCTACACATGAACCATTTAGTGTCAATCTAGTTCCTGTTGGACATGTACCTTCAAACAATTGACAATTACAGCCATTGTATCCGAAGTAGTTTCTGTCTGTGTCGCATATGCATGGAGCTCTACAACCAGATCTTGGCAAATAGTCAACTCTCTTAGACTCTACAAAAGTTAAATAGTATCAAATCAATAGACTCAATATTgaggtaaagaaaaaaaaagaaaaaaagggggggggggcaagaaAATGGTTTGATCTTCATCATCGAATGCTATGCTTTACAATGCCAAAAATTAAATTGTAGTTTTGAAAGAACAAATCAAATGTTTTCTCATTGGCTTATAgttcatttgttaaaatagaaaatgatacttAAACTATCAGCAATTGTCGTTTTTAACTTTTTACGAAACAAGGTTCATGCACTGGTATAATCTGGAGCAATCTAAGATGtttacttaaatatatttttttacaagttGTGGTTCAAAAGCCTTTAAGGAGGTTGataataaaggaaacagtagtatatcgctgttcaatagTTATAATTGAATTGGAatcacaaccttttggaatttaaTGCAGAATGGGCATAATGCTTACCGAATTAGGGTTTCTCAGATGCTTTTCCAAGTCACAATTATCTAAAAGACTTCTAGCAAATTCGCACACATGTCTATAACAACCCTTTTAAATTCAATTAATTCATGTCAAAAGACGTTCCCGAATATGAATGGTCAATAACAGCTTTATCAAATCTCTATTGATTGGAGAGACTTCCGTGAATATACCAAATTAGAATGACtatgttttttaaagaatttaattttttattgtcaAATGTTTGGGTATAAGGTTTCGAATAATTATGGTTGATATGTGCATTTCTCCAGTATTATCGTTCTTACAGAAGGAAACAAGAAAGACACAAATTAGTGGGCTTAACTTTATCATCATGATAAATGAAAGTGTGTATAAACTTACCGATCGGACAGGAATCGTACTTAGTGCAAGGGTGAACACTATCAGAATTGGTCTCATCCGCTAACCATGTAGAACCTATACACTTCATACATTTATCTTCACCAAAATCACTGGTGCATTTTTCCACGTAGTATCCTTAAACACAAAAGACATATTATcaagaattgaaaaatatgatgaTAAAAAATAGTTATGTTATTATTCACGACAAtacaaagttacaaaaagaaagtATAGAATAAAACTTATTCAACCTAACTAAATCGTCTAATATCTTGTCCCGAAGATACTAAGCTTAAGAATGTCAAGTAAAAGACAACTCGTCTGAAATTGCAAATTGCCGTATAATTTATCACTGCCaactaataacaacaaatatctCTGAAAAATTAATATGTATGTGGCAATTAATGCTAaaccaaaacaattgaaaaacatGTCCGTTGACAGCTTgagatagaataaaaaaaaacttttaatgaaaTTTACGGAAATAAGAGTTAACTACCTGCTGTACAGTTTTTCTCTAACTTCTTACAGCAATAATGATCTTGTTCAGTTTTGTTCTTCCAGGATGACCGCACAATGTAATTCTTTGGACATTGTTTATCCGTGTTCATTGCCAGGCCTAACACTGGTAATATGCACAAGAGGAGGAACATGCGAGATATATTCTGATTCTAAAAGAGATAGACAACAAAACAGTAATTTCAAAAATTCACTGTTGTTATATCatgaatacatttatttaatCAGTAGTACTTTATTCGGTCAGCTATTATGTTTGTTATGAAgttttgacaaacattttttgcaactttttgtttttcagtgcTCATCAACTCCGTCATTTATAACTTTGATAGGAGAACAACttgtgattttttaaataaacGAAACGCATGCCTAGTgtactggtatctttgatgaataTGTTTTCATATCTAGTAAAAAGTGTCACTTCACGGAAACACGAGGCAAATCCGGTAATCTTGTCAGACTGTTTGTTGGCATAAACTCTGTATGTTGTGGGTAATAGACTCAATGAAGAAAATTCCGAGGtatataacatttaatttataGACTAGGATAGATGGAATGAGACTTCTCACAGTAGATGGAATAAAATGATATCGTACAAATCAAACGTATAAAAggcgggatttttttttttttattaaaaacggATTTGTCATATTAACTCtaataaattaatacatttttaagTTGCTTATGTAAGTTAAAATA
It contains:
- the LOC139499876 gene encoding uncharacterized protein translates to MKNQNISRMFLLLCILPVLGLAMNTDKQCPKNYIVRSSWKNKTEQDHYCCKKLEKNCTAGYYVEKCTSDFGEDKCMKCIGSTWLADETNSDSVHPCTKYDSCPIESKRVDYLPRSGCRAPCICDTDRNYFGYNGCNCQLFEGTCPTGTRLTLNGSCVDSRDAHQFNNLKPLKDAVVIPFSRQTNDTGHKAKSHPEENEWKIGRWVITVVAVVSLVVIICACKK